In the Marinomonas algicola genome, one interval contains:
- a CDS encoding TetR/AcrR family transcriptional regulator — translation MNTKHSSSTKKSANRKMLESRILRSAEFVFATKGFSGSSMDRIAEMAKISKQNLIYYFPNKDLLYKRVLKEILDIWIEKLSVFETQGQTPEVVIRRYVHEKMQISRLYPNGSKVFAHEIISGAPVLKEYLISHLKPQFDRDVELVKLWINKGLVDDIDPEYLFFTIWAATQTYADFSIQIEILLGKKELTDTDFDKAEKAVTEFIVRALGAKK, via the coding sequence TTGAACACTAAACATAGTTCGTCTACAAAAAAATCAGCCAATAGAAAGATGCTGGAATCTCGCATTTTGCGGTCGGCTGAATTCGTTTTTGCGACAAAAGGATTCAGTGGATCTTCAATGGATCGCATTGCCGAAATGGCTAAAATTTCTAAGCAAAACCTCATTTATTACTTTCCAAACAAAGACTTACTATATAAAAGAGTGCTGAAAGAAATACTGGATATATGGATTGAAAAGCTGTCTGTTTTTGAAACACAAGGGCAAACACCAGAAGTCGTGATCCGTCGTTATGTGCATGAAAAAATGCAGATTTCTCGCCTGTACCCCAATGGCTCCAAAGTGTTCGCCCACGAGATTATTAGTGGTGCGCCAGTGCTTAAGGAGTACCTAATAAGTCATTTGAAACCGCAGTTTGATCGTGATGTAGAGCTTGTTAAGTTGTGGATAAATAAGGGATTAGTTGATGACATAGACCCTGAGTATTTGTTTTTTACTATTTGGGCTGCTACTCAAACTTATGCAGATTTTTCAATTCAAATTGAAATTTTGTTAGGTAAAAAAGAATTAACCGATACGGACTTTGATAAAGCCGAAAAAGCGGTCACTGAGTTTATTGTGCGCGCACTTGGTGCGAAAAAATAA
- the cofC gene encoding 2-phospho-L-lactate guanylyltransferase, whose product MTQPCIVIPMKSPKRAKQRLSAHLSNAERESLALALFKKTLAFFQRHFPQLETLVVSESRSVLALAETYDAHTLFDDGRQGLNGALNRACTWVKQAGFSQQLIIPSDIAVLDQMEITALLQASENAQVVIALAKDGGTNALLTSPPDAIDFMYGHHSAQMHQANAVANAITCDCLQLPHLSLDIDLSHDLEKAIQQRPDLFKEWRLPLHSALFKETRYA is encoded by the coding sequence ATGACTCAGCCTTGTATAGTTATCCCGATGAAATCGCCTAAAAGAGCCAAGCAGCGACTATCGGCCCATCTTTCTAATGCAGAAAGAGAAAGCTTGGCGTTGGCGTTATTCAAAAAAACATTGGCTTTTTTTCAACGACATTTTCCACAGTTAGAAACCCTAGTGGTCAGTGAATCAAGGTCTGTATTGGCGTTAGCTGAAACCTATGATGCTCATACTTTGTTTGATGATGGTCGTCAGGGATTGAATGGCGCCTTGAATCGAGCCTGTACTTGGGTCAAACAAGCCGGTTTTTCTCAACAACTCATCATTCCTAGCGATATTGCTGTTTTAGATCAAATGGAAATTACGGCGCTTTTACAAGCCTCAGAAAACGCCCAAGTGGTGATTGCATTAGCTAAAGATGGTGGCACTAATGCGCTTTTGACGTCACCACCGGATGCGATTGATTTCATGTATGGCCATCACTCGGCACAGATGCATCAAGCAAACGCCGTAGCCAATGCGATCACCTGCGACTGTTTGCAATTGCCCCATTTATCTCTGGACATCGACCTAAGTCATGATTTAGAGAAGGCCATTCAGCAACGTCCAGATTTATTTAAGGAATGGCGTCTACCTTTGCACAGCGCTTTATTTAAGGAGACGCGTTATGCCTGA
- a CDS encoding Zn-dependent hydrolase, with translation MQEQLRINEKRLWDTLMEMGEIGGTEKGGCNRLAGTDLDKQSRDLFVEWCKTAGCEISIDKIGNIFARRPGKYNDLPAVGTGSHLDTQPTGGKFDGVFGVLSGVEVLRTLHENNIETPTPMEFSVWTNEEGSRFQPAMQGSGTYVGRFDLETELNKTDVNGIRLGDELERIGYLGDTELGSRHIGAFFETHIEQGPILEDEKKMIGVVRLGQGIRWYNIEVEGRPSHSGTTPMHLRKDAMLAASLIVAEMENIAHRHENGLGTVGFMQVYPNSRNTIPGNIKFSADLRNPVPEVLLEMHNELLTFCEKIASERHLKINVDPFWYFAPVEFNASDDVKAAAEKLGYSHMDIYAGAGHDACYMADLVPTGMIFTPCLNGISHNEAEYSSPEECAAGANVLLHTMLEASERIYQEHRSK, from the coding sequence ATGCAGGAACAACTACGTATAAATGAAAAGCGACTTTGGGACACATTAATGGAAATGGGCGAGATTGGTGGGACCGAAAAAGGCGGCTGTAACCGTCTTGCTGGTACCGATCTTGACAAACAATCTAGAGACCTTTTTGTCGAATGGTGCAAAACCGCTGGCTGTGAGATATCGATTGATAAGATTGGTAATATTTTTGCTCGTCGCCCTGGTAAATATAATGACTTACCCGCTGTCGGCACAGGAAGTCATTTAGACACTCAGCCAACAGGAGGAAAGTTTGACGGGGTATTTGGCGTTCTGTCTGGAGTCGAAGTTCTAAGAACCCTGCACGAAAACAACATTGAAACCCCAACGCCAATGGAATTTTCTGTTTGGACAAATGAAGAAGGTTCACGTTTTCAACCTGCCATGCAGGGATCGGGAACGTATGTTGGGCGCTTCGATCTTGAAACAGAGCTCAATAAAACCGATGTGAATGGCATTCGTTTGGGCGACGAATTAGAACGCATTGGCTATCTTGGCGATACCGAGTTAGGCAGCCGTCATATTGGCGCTTTTTTCGAGACACATATTGAACAAGGTCCAATCCTAGAAGACGAGAAAAAAATGATTGGGGTAGTACGTTTAGGACAAGGAATTCGCTGGTATAACATTGAAGTGGAAGGTCGCCCTTCTCATTCTGGTACTACACCGATGCACCTGCGAAAAGACGCTATGCTGGCCGCTTCTCTGATTGTTGCTGAAATGGAAAACATCGCACATCGTCATGAAAATGGATTGGGAACCGTCGGTTTTATGCAGGTGTATCCAAATTCTCGCAATACTATCCCTGGCAACATTAAATTCAGCGCCGATTTAAGAAACCCAGTTCCTGAAGTGCTACTCGAAATGCACAATGAGCTGCTCACCTTCTGTGAAAAAATCGCTTCCGAGCGTCATCTTAAAATCAATGTAGATCCATTCTGGTATTTCGCACCCGTCGAATTTAATGCGTCTGATGACGTCAAAGCCGCGGCCGAAAAACTTGGTTACAGTCACATGGACATTTATGCTGGAGCGGGTCATGACGCGTGTTACATGGCTGATTTAGTGCCTACTGGTATGATTTTTACGCCTTGCCTAAATGGCATCAGCCATAACGAAGCCGAATACAGTTCACCCGAAGAATGTGCCGCTGGCGCCAATGTGTTATTACACACAATGCTTGAAGCCAGCGAACGAATCTATCAGGAACACAGATCAAAATAA
- the cofD gene encoding 2-phospho-L-lactate transferase — protein MSDLAITLLAGGVGGAKAAEGLAASVYADSTHIIGNIADDDEFHGLWVSPDIDTLIYSLGDQIDRQQGWGRKNESHQVLNELEKLGQETWMTLGDLDLATHIFRTELRKQGVRPSHIVHRLAKRHGITMPILLPTDDVIQTRVKTNLGALSFQEYFVRERCQPTVNAVEYEGASIAKATSESLSQIEKSDVILLAPSNPIVSIGAILAVPGIKDAIEKSNAYVIAVSPLIGGKTIKGPADKMLTSMGKTNDSKGVYECYAGLLNGFVIDDQDSMDATWLETQGVDVLVTPTLMSSTAEKAQLLSKVIEFALAHRNVRAA, from the coding sequence ATGTCAGATTTAGCCATAACGTTATTAGCCGGTGGTGTGGGTGGCGCGAAAGCCGCTGAAGGCTTAGCCGCCAGTGTTTATGCTGATTCAACGCACATCATCGGTAACATTGCCGATGACGATGAGTTTCATGGTTTATGGGTGTCTCCGGATATTGATACGTTAATTTACTCTCTTGGTGACCAAATAGATCGTCAACAAGGCTGGGGAAGAAAGAACGAGTCTCATCAAGTGCTCAATGAGTTAGAAAAATTAGGCCAAGAGACGTGGATGACATTGGGGGATTTGGACTTGGCGACGCACATTTTTCGTACCGAGCTTCGAAAACAAGGCGTAAGACCGAGTCATATTGTACATAGATTGGCAAAAAGACACGGTATCACTATGCCTATTTTATTACCCACAGATGATGTTATTCAAACCAGAGTAAAAACGAATTTAGGTGCATTGTCATTCCAAGAATACTTTGTTCGTGAACGCTGTCAACCTACCGTCAATGCCGTTGAATATGAGGGCGCTTCGATCGCTAAAGCGACCTCTGAGTCCTTATCGCAGATTGAAAAAAGTGATGTGATTTTGCTTGCTCCTAGTAACCCTATCGTCAGCATTGGTGCCATTTTGGCCGTACCGGGTATTAAAGACGCCATTGAAAAAAGTAACGCTTACGTTATCGCTGTCTCTCCCTTAATCGGTGGCAAAACCATTAAAGGGCCGGCCGATAAAATGCTTACAAGCATGGGGAAAACCAATGATTCAAAAGGAGTTTATGAGTGTTATGCCGGTTTACTTAATGGTTTTGTGATTGATGATCAAGACAGTATGGATGCCACATGGTTAGAAACTCAAGGGGTGGATGTACTGGTGACGCCGACCTTGATGAGCTCCACGGCGGAAAAAGCACAACTGCTTAGCAAAGTCATTGAATTTGCCTTAGCGCATCGAAACGTGAGGGCGGCTTAA
- the cofG gene encoding 7,8-didemethyl-8-hydroxy-5-deazariboflavin synthase CofG, translating into MISVAEAKSYKFVTGPDLFSLCQLSSQVRDEWWGKQLTYSKKVFIPLTNMCRDSCGYCTFVQSPDSPHAHYMTPEEVLKTAYEGEALACKEALFSLGERPEERHQLARDKLAALGYSDTLDYLHDQCESVLTHTSLLPHINAGALSYDELKKLKPVAASMGMMLENVSVDLLRKGQAHHACPDKTPKRRLDTIEQAGRLNIAFTTGILIGIGETWEDRIDSLMAIRERHLAHGHIQEVIIQNFRAKPGTAMEGFQEPDLDDMKRTIAVARLILPHDVSIQAPPNLEVDYGSYISAGINDWGGISPLTKDFINPERAWPQIDSVAKACEGLGYGLSERLTIYSRFQQQESRYLEPGLTQKVASLIQRDAAQNIGIHGGATL; encoded by the coding sequence ATGATTTCAGTTGCAGAAGCCAAGTCTTATAAATTTGTCACTGGACCTGACTTATTCTCGTTATGTCAATTATCCTCTCAAGTTCGAGATGAATGGTGGGGGAAACAGCTAACTTATTCCAAAAAAGTATTTATACCTCTGACGAATATGTGTCGAGACAGTTGCGGATATTGCACTTTTGTACAATCTCCAGATTCACCTCATGCCCATTACATGACACCAGAAGAAGTACTAAAAACAGCGTACGAAGGTGAAGCGTTAGCCTGTAAAGAAGCGTTATTTAGCTTAGGTGAAAGACCGGAAGAACGTCATCAACTAGCACGAGACAAGCTGGCCGCATTAGGCTACAGCGACACGCTTGATTATTTACATGATCAATGCGAAAGCGTTTTGACTCATACCAGTTTGTTGCCGCATATCAATGCAGGAGCACTGTCCTATGACGAGCTTAAAAAACTAAAACCGGTGGCCGCTAGTATGGGAATGATGTTGGAAAACGTCTCTGTTGATTTATTAAGAAAGGGGCAAGCGCATCACGCTTGTCCAGATAAAACCCCTAAACGCCGTTTAGATACGATCGAGCAAGCTGGTCGTTTGAATATTGCGTTTACCACCGGAATTTTAATTGGTATCGGTGAAACATGGGAAGACCGAATAGACAGTTTGATGGCGATTCGTGAACGACACCTTGCCCATGGTCACATTCAAGAAGTCATTATTCAAAATTTCCGCGCAAAACCCGGTACGGCGATGGAAGGTTTTCAAGAGCCAGATTTAGACGACATGAAAAGAACGATTGCTGTGGCTAGATTGATATTGCCCCATGACGTCAGCATTCAAGCACCACCGAATTTAGAAGTGGATTATGGCAGTTACATCAGTGCGGGTATTAATGATTGGGGCGGTATTTCTCCTCTCACAAAAGATTTTATAAACCCTGAAAGGGCGTGGCCGCAAATAGACAGTGTGGCTAAGGCTTGTGAAGGGTTGGGCTACGGATTAAGTGAAAGACTGACGATTTATTCTCGTTTTCAACAGCAGGAATCTCGTTACCTTGAACCTGGGCTAACGCAAAAAGTGGCGTCTCTGATTCAACGAGATGCGGCACAAAATATTGGTATACATGGAGGCGCGACACTATGA
- the cofH gene encoding 5-amino-6-(D-ribitylamino)uracil--L-tyrosine 4-hydroxyphenyl transferase CofH — MKTTRLKSNNTELFHPNVSQSIRSILEKSLLGNELNVSDACELFYTQGVDAQAVLDVANQVRKDRVGDTGSFVITRNINFTNVCYMGCRFCNFAKEKGDKEAEFLTVEQVADRAEEAWNRGATEVCIQGGLHPDINADYYRELIVAVKKRVPEIHIHAFSPFEIWYGCKKARLEPEAFLAELKALGLGSMPGTAAEILDTEVRKQLTKNKLTTEEWVRIVKAAHSVGVPTTSTIMYGHVDQPVHWAKHLELLRDIQKETGGFTEFVPLGFIHYETRLFNDNPDKVRPGPTRDEHFKMHAIARLMLQGHIDNIQASWVKMGPEVATQMLLSGANDLGGTLMNESISRAAGATHGQEVFPEDMVSNIHRAGLNAIQRNTRYETVHTYPCENQNLEKAQRQSHLENNGLDTRLSNERIIPIQGVA, encoded by the coding sequence ATGAAAACCACTCGTTTAAAGTCAAACAATACAGAGTTATTTCACCCTAACGTAAGTCAGTCTATTCGCTCTATTTTGGAAAAATCTTTACTAGGAAATGAGCTAAACGTGTCTGATGCTTGTGAGTTGTTTTACACACAAGGTGTTGATGCACAAGCCGTTTTAGATGTTGCAAACCAGGTAAGGAAAGACCGTGTAGGCGATACCGGTAGCTTCGTCATTACCCGTAACATTAATTTTACCAATGTATGCTACATGGGGTGTCGTTTTTGTAACTTTGCCAAAGAGAAAGGAGATAAAGAAGCTGAATTTTTAACGGTTGAGCAAGTCGCAGATCGTGCTGAGGAAGCGTGGAATCGAGGTGCAACGGAAGTGTGTATTCAGGGTGGATTGCACCCTGACATCAATGCCGATTACTATCGGGAGTTAATTGTTGCCGTGAAAAAGCGCGTTCCCGAGATTCATATTCATGCTTTTTCGCCCTTTGAGATTTGGTATGGCTGCAAGAAAGCACGCCTTGAACCAGAGGCCTTTTTAGCGGAACTGAAAGCACTTGGCTTAGGCTCTATGCCAGGTACAGCGGCGGAAATATTGGACACAGAGGTACGTAAACAACTGACCAAAAATAAACTGACAACAGAGGAATGGGTGCGCATTGTTAAGGCCGCTCATTCTGTCGGTGTGCCGACCACTTCCACCATTATGTATGGCCATGTTGATCAACCTGTTCATTGGGCAAAGCATCTTGAGTTATTACGCGATATTCAAAAAGAGACCGGTGGTTTCACCGAATTTGTTCCTTTGGGTTTTATTCATTACGAGACGCGCTTATTTAATGACAATCCAGATAAGGTTCGTCCAGGACCCACTCGTGATGAGCATTTCAAAATGCACGCCATTGCGCGCTTAATGTTGCAAGGTCATATCGATAATATTCAAGCTTCTTGGGTAAAAATGGGGCCTGAAGTGGCCACTCAAATGCTGCTTTCTGGTGCAAATGATCTTGGTGGCACCCTAATGAACGAAAGTATTTCTCGTGCCGCTGGGGCAACACATGGTCAAGAAGTGTTCCCAGAAGACATGGTGTCGAATATACATCGAGCAGGCTTAAATGCCATTCAACGTAATACTCGATATGAGACTGTGCATACTTATCCTTGTGAGAATCAGAATCTCGAAAAGGCTCAACGACAGAGCCACCTTGAAAATAACGGCCTTGATACACGACTCAGCAACGAGCGGATTATTCCTATACAGGGAGTCGCCTAA